A region from the Gossypium hirsutum isolate 1008001.06 chromosome A08, Gossypium_hirsutum_v2.1, whole genome shotgun sequence genome encodes:
- the LOC107909139 gene encoding SUN domain-containing protein 3 isoform X1, which translates to MQISRTALLRRRALDGVMSVRSRFYKVSLSLVFVLWGLLFLFSLWLCHGDGYTGGSVAFGLSTGDEARVGDNEHSDSPGQCLADESGSFSSHDGFCTNGAEITALHVDSPASEEACKNDVSTHEQLDADNSVVDIKSENGSPKSDRLSHSVPVGLDEFKSRAFISKSKSGTGQAGITHRLEPGGKEYNYASASKGAKVLAYNKEAKGASNILGRDEDKYLRNPCSAEEKFVVIELSEETLVDTIVIANFEHYSSNLKAFELLGSLVFPTDAWINLGNFTATNVKLDQRFVLQEPKWVRYLKLNLLSHYGSEFYCTLSVIEVYGVDAVEKMLEDLISVQDNPFGPEDGVRDQKQPASQMESTQRDDINQNSNKEMGSEPPVDQLNMQFDVTSNVVPNPIEEIRHQQVGRVPGDSVLKILMQKVRALDLNLSVLERYLEDLNYKYGNIFKEFDKGIGEKDKVLEKIKSNIKDLTESQNIIAKHVADIASWKSLVSVQLDTLVRDNADLRWEIEKVWERQTSMENKFMAVFVVTLLFGLFAFVRLLVDMLLSIFKSFISVETLEKPWKFCSSSYSWLLLLCSCSIILFILSI; encoded by the exons ATGCAGATATCACGTACAGCTCTTCTGAGAAGAAGAGCTTTGGATGGAGTTATGTCTGTAAGGAGTCGCTTCTACAAGGTTTCTCTGtctttggtttttgttttgtGGGGGCTTCTCTTTCTCTTTAGCTTGTGGCTTTGTCATGGTGATGGTTACACAG GTGGATCTGTAGCATTTGGCTTATCAACAGGGGATGAAGCTAGGGTGGGAGACAATGAACATTCTGATTCTCCTGGCCAATGTTTGGCGGATGAATCTGGTTCTTTTTCTTCTCATGATGGTTTTTGTACAAATGGTGCTGAGATCACGGCTCTTCATGTTGATTCACCTGCAAGTGAAGAAGCTTGCAAAAATGATGTCTCTACTCATGAGCAACTTGATGCTGATAACTCGGTTGTTGATATAAAATCTGAAAACGGCTCTCCAAAGTCTGATAGACTGTCCCATTCTGTGCCTGTTGGTCTTGACGAATTCAAGAGCCGAGCATTCATTTCTAAAAGTAAATCTGGTACTGGTCAGGCAGGAATAACACATAGGTTGGAGCCTGGGGGTAAAGAATACAACTATGCCTCAGCTTCAAAAGGAGCAAAGGTCCTGGCATATAACAAGGAAGCAAAGGGTGCCTCTAATATCTTAGGCAGAGACGAGGACAAGTACCTCCGGAATCCTTGTTCTGCAGAAGAGAAATTTGTTGTTATAGAACTTTCAGAAGAAACTTTAGTAGACACCATTGTAATAGCAAATTTTGAACATTACTCCTCTAATTTGAAAGCATTTGAGTTGCTTGGGAGTTTGGTTTTTCCAACAGATGCTTGGATTAATCTGGGGAACTTTACTGCCACCAATGTGAAGCTTGATCAGAGATTTGTTCTTCAGGAACCGAAATGGGTTAGGTATTTGAAGTTAAACCTTCTGAGCCATTATGGTTCCGAGTTTTATTGTACACTAAGTGTTATTGAAGTGTATGGAGTGGATGCAGTGGAGAAGATGCTGGAGGATTTGATCTCTGTTCAGGATAATCCGTTTGGACCTGAGGATGGAGTACGTGATCAGAAACAACCGGCTTCACAAATGGAGTCCACTCAACGCGATgatattaatcaaaattcaaacaagGAAATGGGATCTGAGCCACCAGTGGATCAATTAAATATGCAATTTGATGTTACTAGTAATGTTGTTCCCAATCCAATTGAAGAAATTCGGCATCAACAAGTTGGTAGAGTGCCTGGAGACAGTGTTCTAAAAATTTTGATGCAGAAAGTTCGAGCTTTAGACTTAAATTTATCTGTTTTGGAGCGGTATTTAGAAGATTTGAATTACAAGTATGGCAATATCTTTAAAGAATTCGACAAAGGTATCGGAGAAAAAGATAAAGTTCTagagaaaattaaatcaaacataaAAGATCTCACTGAAAGCCAGAATATCATT GCTAAACATGTTGCTGATATTGCTTCCTGGAAATCTCTGGTTTCTGTGCAGCTGGATACTTTAGTCAGAGACAATGCTGATCTCAG ATGGGAAATCGAAAAAGTTTGGGAGAGGCAAACATCAATGGAGAACAAGTTCATGGCAGTATTTGTTGTAACGTTACTATTCGGATTATTTGCATTTGTGAGGCTATTGGTAGATATGTTGTTGAGCATTTTCAAGTCTTTTATTAGTGTTGAAACGTTGGAGAAGCCATGGAAATTTTGTTCCTCTAGTTATTCCTGGCTGCTTTTGCTATGCAGTTGTAGCATAATTCTTTTtatattatcaatttaa
- the LOC107909139 gene encoding SUN domain-containing protein 3 isoform X3: MQISRTALLRRRALDGVMSVRSRFYKVSLSLVFVLWGLLFLFSLWLCHGDGYTGGSVAFGLSTGDEARVGDNEHSDSPGQCLADESGSFSSHDGFCTNGAEITALHVDSPASEEACKNDVSTHEQLDADNSVVDIKSENGSPKSDRLSHSVPVGLDEFKSRAFISKSKSGTGQAGITHRLEPGGKEYNYASASKGAKVLAYNKEAKGASNILGRDEDKYLRNPCSAEEKFVVIELSEETLVDTIVIANFEHYSSNLKAFELLGSLVFPTDAWINLGNFTATNVKLDQRFVLQEPKWVRYLKLNLLSHYGSEFYCTLSVIEVYGVDAVEKMLEDLISVQDNPFGPEDGVRDQKQPASQMESTQRDDINQNSNKEMGSEPPVDQLNMQFDVTSNVVPNPIEEIRHQQVGRVPGDSVLKILMQKVRALDLNLSVLERYLEDLNYKYGNIFKEFDKGIGEKDKVLEKIKSNIKDLTESQNIIAKHVADIASWKSLVSVQLDTLVRDNADLRKNGVKEMRGREEGKLFFLHCIWK; encoded by the exons ATGCAGATATCACGTACAGCTCTTCTGAGAAGAAGAGCTTTGGATGGAGTTATGTCTGTAAGGAGTCGCTTCTACAAGGTTTCTCTGtctttggtttttgttttgtGGGGGCTTCTCTTTCTCTTTAGCTTGTGGCTTTGTCATGGTGATGGTTACACAG GTGGATCTGTAGCATTTGGCTTATCAACAGGGGATGAAGCTAGGGTGGGAGACAATGAACATTCTGATTCTCCTGGCCAATGTTTGGCGGATGAATCTGGTTCTTTTTCTTCTCATGATGGTTTTTGTACAAATGGTGCTGAGATCACGGCTCTTCATGTTGATTCACCTGCAAGTGAAGAAGCTTGCAAAAATGATGTCTCTACTCATGAGCAACTTGATGCTGATAACTCGGTTGTTGATATAAAATCTGAAAACGGCTCTCCAAAGTCTGATAGACTGTCCCATTCTGTGCCTGTTGGTCTTGACGAATTCAAGAGCCGAGCATTCATTTCTAAAAGTAAATCTGGTACTGGTCAGGCAGGAATAACACATAGGTTGGAGCCTGGGGGTAAAGAATACAACTATGCCTCAGCTTCAAAAGGAGCAAAGGTCCTGGCATATAACAAGGAAGCAAAGGGTGCCTCTAATATCTTAGGCAGAGACGAGGACAAGTACCTCCGGAATCCTTGTTCTGCAGAAGAGAAATTTGTTGTTATAGAACTTTCAGAAGAAACTTTAGTAGACACCATTGTAATAGCAAATTTTGAACATTACTCCTCTAATTTGAAAGCATTTGAGTTGCTTGGGAGTTTGGTTTTTCCAACAGATGCTTGGATTAATCTGGGGAACTTTACTGCCACCAATGTGAAGCTTGATCAGAGATTTGTTCTTCAGGAACCGAAATGGGTTAGGTATTTGAAGTTAAACCTTCTGAGCCATTATGGTTCCGAGTTTTATTGTACACTAAGTGTTATTGAAGTGTATGGAGTGGATGCAGTGGAGAAGATGCTGGAGGATTTGATCTCTGTTCAGGATAATCCGTTTGGACCTGAGGATGGAGTACGTGATCAGAAACAACCGGCTTCACAAATGGAGTCCACTCAACGCGATgatattaatcaaaattcaaacaagGAAATGGGATCTGAGCCACCAGTGGATCAATTAAATATGCAATTTGATGTTACTAGTAATGTTGTTCCCAATCCAATTGAAGAAATTCGGCATCAACAAGTTGGTAGAGTGCCTGGAGACAGTGTTCTAAAAATTTTGATGCAGAAAGTTCGAGCTTTAGACTTAAATTTATCTGTTTTGGAGCGGTATTTAGAAGATTTGAATTACAAGTATGGCAATATCTTTAAAGAATTCGACAAAGGTATCGGAGAAAAAGATAAAGTTCTagagaaaattaaatcaaacataaAAGATCTCACTGAAAGCCAGAATATCATT GCTAAACATGTTGCTGATATTGCTTCCTGGAAATCTCTGGTTTCTGTGCAGCTGGATACTTTAGTCAGAGACAATGCTGATCTCAG GAAAAATGGAGTGAAAGAAATGAGGGGGAGGGAGGAAGGGAAGTTATTTTTCCTTCATTGTATTTGGAAATAA
- the LOC107909139 gene encoding SUN domain-containing protein 4 isoform X2 — MSVRSRFYKVSLSLVFVLWGLLFLFSLWLCHGDGYTGGSVAFGLSTGDEARVGDNEHSDSPGQCLADESGSFSSHDGFCTNGAEITALHVDSPASEEACKNDVSTHEQLDADNSVVDIKSENGSPKSDRLSHSVPVGLDEFKSRAFISKSKSGTGQAGITHRLEPGGKEYNYASASKGAKVLAYNKEAKGASNILGRDEDKYLRNPCSAEEKFVVIELSEETLVDTIVIANFEHYSSNLKAFELLGSLVFPTDAWINLGNFTATNVKLDQRFVLQEPKWVRYLKLNLLSHYGSEFYCTLSVIEVYGVDAVEKMLEDLISVQDNPFGPEDGVRDQKQPASQMESTQRDDINQNSNKEMGSEPPVDQLNMQFDVTSNVVPNPIEEIRHQQVGRVPGDSVLKILMQKVRALDLNLSVLERYLEDLNYKYGNIFKEFDKGIGEKDKVLEKIKSNIKDLTESQNIIAKHVADIASWKSLVSVQLDTLVRDNADLRWEIEKVWERQTSMENKFMAVFVVTLLFGLFAFVRLLVDMLLSIFKSFISVETLEKPWKFCSSSYSWLLLLCSCSIILFILSI, encoded by the exons ATGTCTGTAAGGAGTCGCTTCTACAAGGTTTCTCTGtctttggtttttgttttgtGGGGGCTTCTCTTTCTCTTTAGCTTGTGGCTTTGTCATGGTGATGGTTACACAG GTGGATCTGTAGCATTTGGCTTATCAACAGGGGATGAAGCTAGGGTGGGAGACAATGAACATTCTGATTCTCCTGGCCAATGTTTGGCGGATGAATCTGGTTCTTTTTCTTCTCATGATGGTTTTTGTACAAATGGTGCTGAGATCACGGCTCTTCATGTTGATTCACCTGCAAGTGAAGAAGCTTGCAAAAATGATGTCTCTACTCATGAGCAACTTGATGCTGATAACTCGGTTGTTGATATAAAATCTGAAAACGGCTCTCCAAAGTCTGATAGACTGTCCCATTCTGTGCCTGTTGGTCTTGACGAATTCAAGAGCCGAGCATTCATTTCTAAAAGTAAATCTGGTACTGGTCAGGCAGGAATAACACATAGGTTGGAGCCTGGGGGTAAAGAATACAACTATGCCTCAGCTTCAAAAGGAGCAAAGGTCCTGGCATATAACAAGGAAGCAAAGGGTGCCTCTAATATCTTAGGCAGAGACGAGGACAAGTACCTCCGGAATCCTTGTTCTGCAGAAGAGAAATTTGTTGTTATAGAACTTTCAGAAGAAACTTTAGTAGACACCATTGTAATAGCAAATTTTGAACATTACTCCTCTAATTTGAAAGCATTTGAGTTGCTTGGGAGTTTGGTTTTTCCAACAGATGCTTGGATTAATCTGGGGAACTTTACTGCCACCAATGTGAAGCTTGATCAGAGATTTGTTCTTCAGGAACCGAAATGGGTTAGGTATTTGAAGTTAAACCTTCTGAGCCATTATGGTTCCGAGTTTTATTGTACACTAAGTGTTATTGAAGTGTATGGAGTGGATGCAGTGGAGAAGATGCTGGAGGATTTGATCTCTGTTCAGGATAATCCGTTTGGACCTGAGGATGGAGTACGTGATCAGAAACAACCGGCTTCACAAATGGAGTCCACTCAACGCGATgatattaatcaaaattcaaacaagGAAATGGGATCTGAGCCACCAGTGGATCAATTAAATATGCAATTTGATGTTACTAGTAATGTTGTTCCCAATCCAATTGAAGAAATTCGGCATCAACAAGTTGGTAGAGTGCCTGGAGACAGTGTTCTAAAAATTTTGATGCAGAAAGTTCGAGCTTTAGACTTAAATTTATCTGTTTTGGAGCGGTATTTAGAAGATTTGAATTACAAGTATGGCAATATCTTTAAAGAATTCGACAAAGGTATCGGAGAAAAAGATAAAGTTCTagagaaaattaaatcaaacataaAAGATCTCACTGAAAGCCAGAATATCATT GCTAAACATGTTGCTGATATTGCTTCCTGGAAATCTCTGGTTTCTGTGCAGCTGGATACTTTAGTCAGAGACAATGCTGATCTCAG ATGGGAAATCGAAAAAGTTTGGGAGAGGCAAACATCAATGGAGAACAAGTTCATGGCAGTATTTGTTGTAACGTTACTATTCGGATTATTTGCATTTGTGAGGCTATTGGTAGATATGTTGTTGAGCATTTTCAAGTCTTTTATTAGTGTTGAAACGTTGGAGAAGCCATGGAAATTTTGTTCCTCTAGTTATTCCTGGCTGCTTTTGCTATGCAGTTGTAGCATAATTCTTTTtatattatcaatttaa
- the LOC107909140 gene encoding dynamin-2A, whose product MEAIEELSQLSDSMRQAAALLADEDVDENSSSKRSSTFLNVVALGNVGAGKSAVLNSLIGHPILPTGENGATRAPISIDLQKDGSISSKSIILQIDNKSQQVSASALRHSLQDRLSKSSSGKNRDEIYLKLRTSTAPPLKLIDLPGLDQRIMDESMISDYAERNDAILLVIVPAAQAPEIASSRALRLAKEYDGEGTRTIGVISKIDQAASEQKALAAVQALLLNQGPPKTADIPWVALIGQSVSIASAQSGSENSLETAWRAEFETLKSILTGAPQNKLGRIALVDALAQQIRKRMKVRLPNLLSGLQGKSQIVQDELVRLGEQMVQSAEGTRAIALELCREFEDRFLQHITTGEGSGWKIVASFEGNFPNRIKQLPIDRHFDINNVKRIVLEADGYQPYLISPEKGLRSLIKGVLELAKEPARLCVDEVHRVLIDIVSAAANATPGLGRYPPFKREVVAIASAALDGFKNEAKKMVVALVDMERAFVPPQHFIRLVQRRMERQRREEELKNRSSKKGHEAEQGMLNRAPSPQPGGQQTGGTLKSLKEKFGQGEKEVQEGSALKVAGADKEITAGFLLKKSAKTNGWSRRWFVLNEKTGKLGYTKKQEEKHFRGVIVLEECSIEEIPDEEEPAPKNSKDKKANGSDKQPSLVFKITSKVPYKTVLKAHSAVVLKAESMADKTEWLNKLSKVIQPSTGPVKGGADGTPGMRQSRSDGSLDTMPRRPVDPEEELRWMSQEVRGYVEAVLNSLAANVPKAVVLCQVEKAKEDMLNQLYSSVSAQSTNRIEELLQEDQNVKRRRERFQKQSSLLSKLTRQLSIHDNRAASASDWSDSGAGAESSPRTSGGSVGDDWRTAFDAAAANGPVDYRRSGSNGPTQNGDVNSRSGSNSRRTPNRMPPAPPQSGSGYKY is encoded by the exons ATGGAAGCGATCGAAGAGTTGTCACAGCTTTCAGATTCCATGAGGCAAGCGGCGGCGTTGCTTGCCGACGAAGATGTTGATGAAAACTCAAGTTCAAAGAGGTCTTCTACTTTCCTCAACGTTGTTGCTCTCGGCAATGTT GGGGCTGGGAAATCTGCAGTTTTAAACAGTTTAATTGGACACCCTATTCTG CCAACCGGTGAAAATGGTGCTACCAGGGCTCCTATTAGCATTGATTTACAGAAGGATGGTTCTATAAGCAGCAAATCAATAATTCTGCAAATCGACAACAAATCTCAACAAGTTTCTGCCA GTGCATTGCGGCATTCTTTACAAGATAGGTTAAGTAAGAGTTCCTCAGGAAAGAACCGAGATGAGATTTACCTTAAGCTGCGGACAAGTACAG CACCTCCCCTGAAATTAATTGACTTGCCTGGACTGGACCAGCGAATTATGGATGAATCAATG ATTAGTGATTATGCTGAGCGTAATGATGCCATTTTATTAGTTATTGTTCCTGCGGCCCAAGCACCTGAAATTGCTTCATCACGAGCACTCCGCCTTGCGAAAGAGTATGATGGAGAAG GTACTAGAACCATTGGCGTAATTAGCAAAATAGATCAAGCTGCCTCTGAGCAAAAAGCACTTGCGGCTGTTCAGGCTCTCCTGTTAAATCAGGGACCACCAAAGACTGCTGATATCCCGTGGGTTGCTTTAATTGGTCAATCGGTTTCAATAGCTTCTGCACAGTCTGGATCAGAAAATTCTTTGGAAACAGCATGGAGAGCAGAGTTTGAAACCCTCAAATCCATACTAACTGGAGCTCCTCAGAACAAGCTGGGAAGAATAGCTTTGGTCGATGCTCTTGCACAGCAGATTCGTAAGCGCATGAAAGTCAGGCTTCCAAACCTCCTCTCTGG GTTACAAGGGAAGTCCCAAATTGTTCAGGATGAGTTGGTAAGGCTTGGTGAGCAGATGGTCCAGAGTGCTGAAGGTACAAGGGCTATTGCATTGGAACTCTGTCGTGAATTTGAGGATAGATTTCTGCAACACATTACAACTGGTGAG GGTTCTGGATGGAAAATTGTTGCCAGTTTTGAGGGGAATTTTCCGAATAGGATCAAGCAGCTTCCAATAGACAGACATTTTGATATCAATAATGTCAAACGG ATTGTATTAGAAGCTGATGGTTACCAGCCATATTTGATATCCCCTGAAAAGGGTTTGAGATCTCTAATAAAAGGGGTGTTGGAGCTGGCCAAAGAACCAGCACGTCTTTGTGTTGATGAG GTACACCGTGTCCTAATAGACATAGTTTCTGCTGCTGCAAATGCTACACCTGGTTTGGGAAGGTACCCTCCATTTAAGAGAGAG GTTGTGGCCATTGCTAGTGCTGCCTTGGATGGGTTTAAAAATGAAGCCAAAAAAATGGTTGTGGCACTTGTTGACATGGAGCGAGCTTTTGTACCCCCTCAGCACTTTATTAGATTGGTGCAAAGGAG gATGGAAAGACAGCGCCGGGAGGAGGAGCTGAAGAATCGGTCCTCAAAGAAAGGACATGAAGCTGAGCAGGGAATGCTGAATAGG GCACCAAGTCCTCAACCAGGTGGTCAGCAAACTGGTGGAACCTTGAAGTCATTGAAAGAGAAATTTGGGCAGGGTGAGAAGGAAGTACAGGAGGGGTCTGCTTTGAAAGTTGCTGGTGCTGATAAAGAAATAACCGCAG ggtttttgctgaagaaaagtGCTAAAACTAATGGATGGAGTCGGCGATGGTTTGTTTTGAATGAGAAGACTGGAAAG CTTGGCTACACCAAAAAGCAAGAGGAAAAGCATTTTCGAGGTGTCATCGTGTTAGAG GAATGCAGCATTGAAGAGATACCAGATGAGGAAGAACCTGCCCCAAAAAATTCGAAGGATAAAAAGGCTAATGGCTCAGATAAGCAACCGAGTCTTGTGTTCAAGATAACTAGCAAGGTTCCTTATAAAACTGTCTTGAAAG CTCACAGTGCTGTTGTGTTGAAGGCTGAAAGTATGGCTGATAAGACTGAATGGTTAAACAAATTGTCAAAAGTTATTCAACCTTCTACAGGGCCAGTGAAAGGTGGAGCTGATGGCACTCCCGGAATGCGACAGAGTCGTTCAGATGGTTCTCTC GATACAATGCCTCGAAGACCTGTTGATCCTGAAGAAGAACTTCGATGGATGTCTCAAGAAGTTCGTGGTTATGTCGAAGCTGTATTGAACAGTTTAGCTGCCAATGTCCCCAAG GCTGTTGTTCTTTGCCAAGTAGAGAAAGCTAAAGAAGACATGCTAAATCAGTTATATAGCTCCGTCAG TGCTCAAAGCACGAATAGGATTGAGGAGCTACTTCAAGAGGATCAAAATGTAAAGCGTAGAAGGGAGCGTTTCCAGAAGCAGTCATCACTTCTTTCAAAATTAACGCGCCAACTTAGTATACACGACAATCGAGCTGCTTCTGCTTCTGATTGGTCTGACAGTGGCGCTGGGGCAG AAAGTAGCCCGAGAACAAGTGGTGGTTCAGTTGGTGACGACTGGAGGACTGCATTCGATGCAGCTGCTGCTAACGGCCCTGTGGATTACAGGAGGTCTGGCTCTAATGGTCCAACACAAAACGGTGACGTGAATTCTCGATCAGGGTCCAACAGTCGTCGTACCCCTAACCGTATGCCACCCGCACCACCACAATCTGGCTCCGGTTACAAATATTAA